Part of the Natrialbaceae archaeon AArc-T1-2 genome, CCCGATAGTTCGCCTGTCGAACAATTGTTCTTTCGATGGTCGTCCAGTACCGAACGTGGAACCGGGTGGCGAAGGCGGCTGCGTCTGCGGGTCCGATCGTGCGCTCGGCCTCGAGCGGACACTACCACCCCTCCGATCGCCATCGACCCGACGGTGCCACGATCACATGACCCGATCCTGGAGATCCTCGTGGTGCTTGACGTTGTAGACGAGCGTGACCTCCTCGGTCGTCGGCGTCCCGACACAGGTGAGCCGGAATCCTTTCTCCTCGACTTCCTCGTCGCTCAGCTGCCGGTTCTCGTCCATCTCGAGGTCGCCCTCGAGGACGGCGGCGGTACAGTCCACACAGCCGCCGACGCGACAGTAAAAGGGCCAGTCTTCTCCCTCGGCCTCGGCAGCATCGAGGACGTACTCGCCCTGTTCGACCTCGAGGGTGCCGTAGGCGTCTTCCCCGAGGTCGGCCTCGGCGGCCTGCTCGAAGAGGTCCTCGTCCTCGAGCGACCAGCCCTGCTCTTCGAGCACCTGGTAGTCGAGGTACTCGACGGTCGTCGTCGGTCCTGGCTCCGGCCGGACGCCGGTCACGGGGACGGTGGCGAAGCGAACGACCCGCTCCGTGGTGCTCCCGAGCAGGTACCGGCCGAGACCGGTCCGACCGTGCGTGCCCATGACGATCGCGTCCACGTCGTGTTCGGTCGCGTACGCGAGGATCGCCTGGTGCGTTCGGCCGGGGACGACCGCGGTGTGGATCGTCTCCAGGTCGGTCCCCTGTGCTCGCTCGAGGACGTCGTCGATGGCGTCGGTTCCGATCTCCTCGCCGGGGGCGACCTCGACCGTCTCGCGCTCGCCGGCCAGCAGGGCGTCGGTCACGTGAACGACGTGTAGCGTCGCCCCCGCTTCCGTCGCGAGCTCGATCGCGTGATCGGTGGCTGCGGTTGCGCTGTCGCTGCCGTCGGTCGCGACCAGCACCCGCTCGAGGTCCGGTCTCGGGTCGGCTCCCTCGGTAACTGTCACCACCGGAAGCGGCGACTCGCGCAGGAGTTCTTCGGCGACGCTGCCCAGCAGGAATCGATCCAGTCCGCTTCGACCCTGGGTTCCCATCACGATACAGTCGACGTCGTGATCGGTCGCGTACTCGATGACGGTCTCGGCGACGGACGCCTCCCGATCGAGAATCTCCGTCGTCGCGTCGACGCCGCGTTCGGTCGCGTGCTCGGCAACAGCGTCGACCGCGCGCTCGGCGCGCTCGCGATCGTCGTCCTCGAGGACGGTGGCGACGGAGAGATCGGCACCGAAACGTCGTGCTAACTCGCATGCGTGCTCGCCTGCGCGCTCTGCGATCCGGCTTCCGTCCGTCGGAGCGAGAATCCTGTCGTACATCGTCCTGATTCGATACACTGTCTCGGCGTATCAATCGTGGGGGTGTCACACGATCCGACGAGTGATCGTGGTCCGATCACCGGCTGCGCTCGACGTGCCCCTCTGCTGTGAACCGCGAACA contains:
- the fer gene encoding ferredoxin Fer; the encoded protein is MYDRILAPTDGSRIAERAGEHACELARRFGADLSVATVLEDDDRERAERAVDAVAEHATERGVDATTEILDREASVAETVIEYATDHDVDCIVMGTQGRSGLDRFLLGSVAEELLRESPLPVVTVTEGADPRPDLERVLVATDGSDSATAATDHAIELATEAGATLHVVHVTDALLAGERETVEVAPGEEIGTDAIDDVLERAQGTDLETIHTAVVPGRTHQAILAYATEHDVDAIVMGTHGRTGLGRYLLGSTTERVVRFATVPVTGVRPEPGPTTTVEYLDYQVLEEQGWSLEDEDLFEQAAEADLGEDAYGTLEVEQGEYVLDAAEAEGEDWPFYCRVGGCVDCTAAVLEGDLEMDENRQLSDEEVEEKGFRLTCVGTPTTEEVTLVYNVKHHEDLQDRVM